Proteins co-encoded in one Paracrocinitomix mangrovi genomic window:
- a CDS encoding mechanosensitive ion channel family protein — MEYLSNILFYPIFEFEGFEFAFINILIFFGLFLIGKFLVIYLKRFFKEQDLKDKKFTVEGKEIPIWKLTKQVIWLLILVVGFNTLSVNNPHLEYLKLLEYEFFRFDKFHLAVYHFFIVGLLYFGGRITFSLIRLYLLRRIKRSNRLDQGTEYVYFQLIKYLVISVGIIMMLRSMGVDLHTFVQAMIPLSVAVALGLQEIFKEFFGGFLLLFEGTVKVGDVVEIDRPNGQENFVARILEINIRTSKVETRDGKTLIVPNSQLTHLQVNNWSTGNDANRFMIPVTVSYGSDLDVVQDCMIRAAVNHPKVLKTRDVLVRLRNFGDNGYELDLVFWAHQNFFIEIHKSEIRFAIDKAFKEHNISYPYPQMDVHMIKSQPGAANAEEDLPS; from the coding sequence ATGGAGTATTTATCAAACATATTATTTTACCCAATTTTTGAGTTTGAAGGATTTGAATTTGCATTCATCAACATCCTAATATTCTTTGGATTATTTCTGATTGGTAAATTTTTGGTGATTTACCTAAAAAGATTTTTCAAGGAGCAGGATTTAAAGGATAAAAAATTCACTGTAGAGGGTAAAGAAATTCCTATTTGGAAACTGACAAAACAGGTAATATGGTTGCTAATTCTTGTAGTTGGATTTAACACATTATCGGTTAACAATCCACATCTTGAATACCTTAAGTTATTGGAATACGAATTCTTTAGATTCGATAAATTTCACCTGGCAGTTTACCATTTTTTCATAGTTGGATTACTTTATTTTGGAGGGCGAATTACATTCAGTTTAATTAGGCTTTACCTTCTTAGAAGAATAAAAAGATCTAACCGTCTTGATCAGGGTACTGAATATGTTTATTTCCAGTTGATCAAGTACCTGGTAATTTCTGTAGGAATTATTATGATGCTGAGAAGCATGGGAGTTGACTTACACACCTTTGTTCAGGCAATGATTCCTTTGTCTGTTGCTGTGGCATTAGGTTTACAGGAAATTTTTAAAGAATTCTTTGGTGGATTTTTATTGTTGTTTGAAGGAACAGTTAAAGTTGGAGATGTAGTAGAAATTGATCGACCAAATGGACAAGAGAACTTTGTAGCGCGCATTTTAGAAATCAATATAAGAACCTCTAAAGTTGAAACCAGGGATGGTAAAACATTGATAGTTCCCAACTCACAGCTCACACATCTACAGGTTAATAATTGGAGTACAGGAAATGATGCCAATCGATTTATGATTCCGGTTACGGTGAGCTATGGTTCAGATTTAGATGTTGTCCAAGATTGTATGATTAGAGCAGCCGTAAATCATCCAAAAGTCTTAAAAACCAGAGATGTATTAGTAAGGTTAAGAAACTTTGGAGACAACGGGTATGAGCTGGATTTAGTTTTTTGGGCACATCAAAACTTCTTTATAGAAATCCACAAAAGTGAAATCAGATTTGCCATAGACAAGGCCTTTAAGGAACATAACATCTCTTACCCTTATCCGCAAATGGATGTTCACATGATCAAGTCGCAACCCGGAGCGGCCAATGCCGAAGAAGATCTTCCTTCGTAG
- the sppA gene encoding signal peptide peptidase SppA gives MNMTFWKTFWASLLATVLSGLIVVGIFFLILRATITSFEKIFEAKEFVVEDNSILHMKLDGQIGDYSNAEFDKSTFQINQQFGMMEILDGLKIAKEDDRIKGLFIECDNISTGMATVKEIRDGIEDFKSSGKFVVAYSDNYSTKSYYLSSAADELYVFPSGMINFLGLGAELMFVKGTLEKLDVEMQIIRGSNNKFKSAVEPLMYTEMSEANRKQTQKYLDALWAEILNGVSESRGVDKAQLETIADSVFIRKSGDAVNYNMADGSMYYDEVLDLLESKLDTADGNEMHLVSFSKYASRLVDKERVLKKLDPKNIAVIFAEGDIVEGSVGHGSIGGTSTSKMIREAREDEDIKAIVLRVNSPGGSALASDIIWREVVLTKEAGKPIVVSMGNLAASGGYYISCAADKIYAQPNTITGSIGVFGIIPYTGKMFENKFGVTFDRVQTNEHSVLSLNKKLSEAELKIVQGEVDDIYDDFITKVAEGRGMTKEMVDSIGQGRVWAGSDAIELGLVDEFGGIYDAIEYAAGEANIATDEIEIQFYPKKDKEDLLNFLHQMEDLDNASITEKSALETQVREIYSYLTAIGAKKSIQAKMPYLLWIE, from the coding sequence ATGAATATGACTTTTTGGAAAACATTTTGGGCAAGTTTATTAGCCACAGTGTTGTCGGGATTAATTGTAGTAGGAATATTTTTCTTAATTCTAAGAGCTACAATAACAAGTTTTGAGAAAATTTTTGAAGCTAAAGAATTTGTAGTGGAAGACAATTCCATTTTGCATATGAAATTAGACGGTCAAATTGGGGATTATTCCAATGCTGAATTTGACAAAAGTACTTTCCAAATCAACCAACAATTTGGTATGATGGAAATACTAGATGGTTTAAAAATTGCCAAAGAAGATGACAGAATAAAAGGTCTTTTTATTGAATGTGACAACATCAGTACCGGGATGGCAACTGTTAAAGAAATCAGAGATGGTATTGAAGATTTCAAAAGCTCAGGGAAGTTTGTTGTCGCCTATTCAGATAACTACAGTACAAAAAGTTATTACTTGTCCTCAGCTGCAGATGAATTATATGTTTTCCCTTCAGGGATGATCAACTTTTTGGGATTAGGGGCTGAACTGATGTTTGTAAAGGGTACGTTAGAAAAATTAGACGTTGAAATGCAAATTATCAGAGGATCTAATAACAAATTTAAATCTGCTGTTGAACCTTTGATGTATACTGAAATGAGTGAAGCTAACAGAAAGCAAACTCAAAAGTATTTAGATGCACTTTGGGCTGAGATATTAAATGGTGTTAGCGAATCAAGAGGGGTTGATAAAGCTCAATTAGAAACAATTGCTGACAGTGTTTTTATTAGAAAATCTGGAGATGCTGTTAATTATAATATGGCTGACGGAAGCATGTATTATGATGAAGTTTTGGATTTATTAGAAAGTAAGCTAGACACTGCTGATGGAAACGAAATGCACTTGGTATCATTTAGTAAATACGCATCAAGATTAGTAGACAAAGAGCGTGTTTTAAAGAAATTGGATCCTAAAAATATTGCTGTGATTTTTGCGGAAGGAGACATTGTTGAAGGCTCAGTAGGACATGGATCAATTGGCGGTACTTCCACTTCAAAAATGATTAGAGAAGCAAGAGAAGATGAGGACATTAAGGCAATCGTTTTAAGAGTTAATTCTCCTGGTGGATCAGCATTGGCAAGTGACATTATTTGGAGAGAGGTTGTTTTAACCAAAGAAGCTGGAAAACCAATTGTAGTTTCAATGGGTAATTTGGCTGCCTCTGGTGGATACTACATTTCTTGTGCTGCAGATAAAATTTATGCTCAACCTAATACTATTACAGGATCAATTGGTGTATTTGGCATCATTCCTTACACAGGTAAAATGTTTGAAAACAAGTTTGGAGTAACCTTTGACAGAGTTCAAACTAACGAGCATTCAGTGTTATCATTGAATAAAAAATTAAGTGAAGCTGAATTAAAAATTGTTCAAGGAGAAGTTGATGATATTTATGATGATTTCATTACCAAAGTAGCAGAAGGAAGAGGTATGACAAAAGAAATGGTTGACAGCATTGGACAAGGAAGAGTTTGGGCTGGATCTGATGCCATTGAACTTGGACTGGTAGATGAATTTGGAGGGATTTATGATGCAATTGAGTATGCCGCAGGTGAGGCAAATATTGCAACAGATGAAATTGAAATTCAGTTTTACCCTAAAAAGGACAAAGAAGATTTATTAAACTTTCTTCACCAAATGGAAGATCTTGACAACGCGAGTATCACAGAAAAAAGTGCTTTAGAAACTCAGGTTAGAGAGATTTACTCATACTTAACTGCAATTGGTGCTAAGAAAAGTATTCAAGCTAAAATGCCTTACCTGTTATGGATAGAGTAA
- a CDS encoding glycosyltransferase, producing MSKKLHIISFDVPFPATYGGIVDVFYKLKKLHELGVDITLHCYHYKDHNPPTKELEKYCSKVFYYERKQSILKLLFSRLPYIVSSRNSPELLSRIASDPAAVLMEGVHSTFWILHKDLKDLKLIFRAHNIEHEYYLGLAKAEKNWLKKIYLNREANKLLKYEWELRNANAILSISKRDTEYFKQYADTIHIPPFFDDSVQTDLSNESEKFVLFHGNLSVPENDKVARHIINYIASVSNQKFVIAGKNPSKQLVRLAGVCSNVDVVNSPTDEQLNILMKDAHINLLMSFQQTGVKLKLLNALQKGRHIIINEMMDDDGIFKDLCTIENEDEAIVQKIDDLMEIPFTAKEQAERNVKFKEIFNNESAAQKIIQLL from the coding sequence ATGAGTAAAAAACTTCACATCATATCGTTTGATGTTCCTTTTCCGGCAACTTATGGTGGAATAGTGGATGTTTTTTACAAGCTAAAAAAATTACATGAGCTAGGCGTTGACATCACTTTACATTGTTATCACTATAAAGATCATAATCCACCGACAAAGGAATTGGAAAAATATTGCAGTAAGGTGTTTTATTATGAACGAAAGCAGAGCATTTTAAAGCTGCTGTTTAGCCGTTTGCCATATATTGTTTCTAGCAGAAATAGTCCTGAACTTTTAAGCAGAATTGCATCTGATCCAGCAGCAGTATTGATGGAAGGAGTTCATAGCACTTTTTGGATTTTACATAAAGACTTAAAGGATCTAAAACTGATTTTCAGAGCTCATAATATTGAACATGAATATTATTTGGGACTTGCAAAGGCAGAAAAAAATTGGCTTAAGAAAATCTATTTAAACAGAGAAGCCAATAAACTGCTCAAGTACGAATGGGAACTTAGAAATGCCAATGCAATTTTATCAATCTCCAAAAGAGATACCGAGTATTTTAAGCAGTATGCTGATACCATTCACATTCCTCCATTTTTTGACGATTCTGTTCAAACTGATTTGTCTAACGAAAGTGAAAAATTTGTGCTGTTTCACGGAAATTTGAGTGTTCCGGAAAATGATAAAGTGGCAAGACATATCATCAACTATATTGCCTCAGTATCCAATCAAAAATTTGTAATTGCCGGTAAAAATCCTTCCAAACAGTTGGTGAGATTAGCGGGTGTGTGCAGTAATGTTGACGTTGTTAATTCGCCCACGGATGAACAATTGAATATACTGATGAAAGACGCTCACATTAACTTATTAATGTCTTTTCAGCAAACTGGGGTTAAGTTAAAGCTGCTAAATGCGCTTCAAAAAGGAAGGCACATTATCATTAATGAAATGATGGATGATGATGGAATTTTCAAAGATTTATGTACAATAGAAAATGAAGATGAAGCAATCGTTCAAAAGATTGATGACTTAATGGAAATTCCTTTTACAGCAAAAGAGCAGGCTGAAAGAAATGTAAAATTCAAAGAAATATTCAACAACGAATCAGCTGCTCAAAAGATTATTCAGCTTTTATAA
- a CDS encoding SprT-like domain-containing protein: MSREEKIVRFSEQLRPFLPSGSEYYIAHFIFERKVQFTVSKPRKSKLGDYRHPWDGKPHRISVNGNLNPYAFLVTTIHEMAHLTTYEKFGNRVKSHGDEWKMEFKELFNPIFTKEILPEDVGLAVNNYLRSAKAASCSDEKLYRVLRRYDKKRGILVEHLAYGDVFVIKDKTFVLGKRLRKRFECREVSSGRLYRVLGLAEIDGLVERGKEF, encoded by the coding sequence TTGAGTAGAGAGGAGAAAATAGTACGGTTTAGTGAGCAATTGCGTCCGTTTTTACCCTCAGGATCTGAATATTACATTGCCCACTTCATTTTTGAAAGAAAAGTACAGTTTACTGTTAGTAAGCCGCGAAAATCAAAGCTTGGAGATTATAGACATCCCTGGGATGGCAAACCGCATAGAATATCTGTTAATGGTAATTTGAATCCCTATGCTTTTTTAGTGACTACTATACATGAGATGGCGCATCTAACTACCTACGAGAAGTTTGGAAACCGGGTAAAATCACATGGTGATGAGTGGAAAATGGAATTTAAAGAGTTGTTCAATCCAATTTTTACCAAGGAAATATTACCAGAAGATGTTGGTTTGGCGGTAAATAACTATCTGCGAAGTGCAAAAGCGGCCTCATGTAGTGATGAAAAACTTTACAGAGTCTTAAGACGATATGATAAAAAACGAGGTATTTTAGTCGAGCATTTGGCTTATGGAGATGTTTTTGTCATTAAAGACAAGACTTTTGTTTTAGGAAAAAGACTGAGAAAAAGGTTTGAATGCAGAGAAGTGTCTAGCGGAAGATTGTATCGTGTATTGGGCTTAGCAGAAATAGATGGATTAGTAGAAAGAGGTAAAGAATTTTAA
- a CDS encoding FMN-binding glutamate synthase family protein, translated as MVRTIFIVSALAISAGIAALAYFVNINWLYLFILFGPLILVGLRDMLQTKHAIRKNFPVIGNLRYILEGISPEIQQYFVERRTDGAPINKNSRAIIYQRSKNLGSTHPFGTEMNVYEEGYEFVTHSLYPVHVTEEPRVTIGEGQCSQPYSASLYNISAMSFGSLSKNAVMSLNKGAQKGGFYHNTGEGGVSPYHLQGGDLSWQIGTGYFGCRKEDGNFSDEMFKENATRPEVKMIEVKLSQGAKPGHGGVLPGKKNTPEIAKIRGVKAGTTVLSPPSHSAFNSPEGLLEFCNKLRDLSGGKPVGFKLCIGKPQEFEDICIAMEKTGYYPDFISVDGGEGGTGAAPLEFANHVGLPLYVGLVMADTLLKKYNQRDKIKIIASGKVFTGFDMLKALSMGADLTQSARAYMLSIGCIHAQLCNTNTCPVGVATQDKRLMKGLNVNDKYVRCYNYHHNTVHAFLELMGATGASHPSELNTDNLKRMAEDGDVWTYTEIIDSWHMISKLRGTTATKKAGVAQ; from the coding sequence ATGGTAAGAACTATTTTTATTGTTTCTGCTTTAGCAATTTCAGCAGGAATAGCAGCCTTGGCCTATTTTGTAAACATCAATTGGCTATATCTATTTATCTTATTTGGACCACTCATTTTGGTTGGATTACGAGACATGTTGCAGACCAAACATGCCATCAGAAAGAACTTTCCTGTAATTGGAAACTTACGTTATATTCTTGAAGGTATTTCACCAGAAATTCAGCAGTATTTTGTTGAAAGAAGAACTGACGGAGCTCCGATTAACAAAAACAGTAGGGCTATTATTTATCAAAGATCAAAGAACTTAGGATCTACCCACCCGTTTGGAACGGAGATGAATGTATATGAAGAGGGTTATGAGTTTGTGACACATTCATTGTATCCTGTTCATGTAACAGAAGAACCAAGAGTTACAATTGGAGAAGGACAATGTTCACAACCTTATTCTGCCTCACTTTATAATATTTCAGCCATGTCTTTTGGATCATTATCAAAGAATGCGGTAATGTCACTCAATAAAGGAGCACAAAAAGGAGGATTTTATCACAATACCGGAGAGGGAGGTGTTTCACCTTATCACCTACAAGGAGGAGATTTAAGCTGGCAAATAGGAACGGGATACTTTGGATGCAGAAAGGAAGATGGAAACTTTAGTGATGAAATGTTCAAAGAAAATGCTACCCGCCCTGAAGTTAAAATGATCGAAGTAAAACTATCTCAAGGTGCAAAACCTGGTCATGGTGGAGTTTTACCCGGGAAAAAGAACACTCCTGAAATTGCAAAAATTAGAGGAGTAAAAGCAGGAACTACTGTTTTATCACCTCCAAGTCACTCGGCTTTTAATTCACCTGAGGGATTATTAGAATTTTGTAATAAACTGAGAGATTTATCGGGAGGGAAACCAGTTGGGTTCAAACTTTGTATTGGTAAACCTCAAGAATTTGAAGACATCTGTATTGCCATGGAAAAAACCGGCTATTATCCAGATTTCATCTCAGTTGATGGAGGTGAAGGAGGAACAGGAGCCGCACCACTTGAATTTGCAAACCACGTTGGTTTACCTCTTTATGTCGGATTAGTTATGGCTGATACATTATTAAAGAAATATAATCAAAGAGATAAAATTAAAATAATTGCTTCAGGTAAGGTCTTTACCGGATTTGATATGCTTAAAGCACTTTCAATGGGGGCTGATTTGACACAATCTGCAAGAGCATATATGTTATCAATAGGATGTATTCATGCACAACTGTGTAATACAAATACTTGCCCGGTTGGAGTTGCCACTCAAGACAAGCGATTAATGAAAGGTTTAAATGTAAATGACAAGTATGTAAGATGTTATAACTATCATCACAATACTGTTCATGCATTTTTGGAATTAATGGGAGCCACAGGTGCCTCACATCCAAGTGAATTGAATACTGACAATCTTAAGCGTATGGCTGAAGACGGTGATGTGTGGACTTACACAGAAATTATCGATTCTTGGCACATGATCTCTAAATTAAGAGGGACTACAGCAACTAAAAAAGCTGGAGTAGCACAGTAA
- the dnaG gene encoding DNA primase: MIPKQTIDEIFQTARVEEVIGDFVHLKKSGSNFKAKSPFVDEKTPSFMVSPAKQIWKCFSSGKGGNVVSFLMEHEHFSYVEALKWLAAKYNIVIKEEKERTPEEQAAYSLRENLSIINEFARDHFVYNLHNNEQGKAIGLSYFVERGFREDIIEKFQLGYCLDEFDAFTKAALAKNYKLEYLEKAGLTKTTNDKSFDFFKGRVMFPIHSVAGKVLGFGGRTLRADKKVAKYFNSPESELYNKSKILYGLYFAKNSIIKYDRCFLVEGYTDVISLHQSGVENVVASSGTALTEGQIKLIKRYSENITILYDGDAAGIKASFRGIDMILEQGMNVKVVLFPEGEDPDSFAKKSTADELINYIEENSKDFIVFKADVLLKDAGNDPIQKASLIKDIVHSISKIPDAIKRQVYTRETASMFGMDEQVLINELSKLRKDVVAKKFNAPEIHDIPEDFIPVEQSTESTTKNIADDRIYSHELDLMRILLNYGIFMIKTEHVELDENDEEIYTDVEVSVMELIIHEMERDEIVLTDPTLRKLYNEIKAGLELEELRGEKYFTQHEDPEIANMAVNILTNRYELSPNWTSKKVYTTTEIDNLEMAVKQVVYSYKTARIRKEKDDLQNLVNKLNSEDPEGNIDEILTLLAKQKKLDEVITLLTNNDSLGRVIH; the protein is encoded by the coding sequence GTGATTCCAAAGCAAACCATAGATGAGATTTTTCAAACAGCTCGTGTAGAAGAGGTGATTGGAGATTTCGTGCATCTAAAAAAGTCTGGCTCTAACTTTAAAGCAAAGAGCCCTTTTGTAGATGAAAAGACACCGTCTTTTATGGTTTCACCTGCTAAACAAATCTGGAAATGTTTTAGTTCAGGTAAAGGAGGAAATGTTGTTTCCTTTTTAATGGAGCACGAACACTTTTCATATGTTGAAGCATTAAAGTGGTTAGCTGCCAAGTACAACATTGTAATTAAGGAAGAAAAAGAGCGAACTCCCGAGGAGCAAGCCGCTTATTCCTTGAGAGAAAACCTCAGTATTATAAACGAATTTGCCAGAGATCACTTTGTTTATAATCTGCACAACAATGAGCAAGGAAAAGCCATTGGACTTTCTTATTTTGTTGAAAGAGGTTTTAGAGAAGACATCATTGAAAAGTTCCAATTAGGATATTGTTTGGACGAGTTTGATGCTTTTACCAAAGCTGCTTTAGCCAAAAACTACAAGCTAGAATACCTGGAAAAAGCCGGCTTAACAAAAACAACCAACGACAAATCATTTGACTTTTTTAAAGGAAGAGTGATGTTTCCGATACATTCTGTAGCCGGAAAAGTATTGGGTTTTGGAGGTCGAACTTTACGTGCTGATAAAAAGGTTGCAAAGTACTTTAACTCACCTGAAAGTGAGTTGTACAATAAATCCAAAATATTATACGGATTATACTTTGCCAAAAATTCAATCATCAAGTATGACAGATGCTTTTTGGTTGAAGGGTACACAGACGTAATTTCTCTTCATCAATCAGGCGTAGAAAATGTGGTTGCCAGTTCAGGAACTGCGCTTACTGAAGGGCAAATCAAATTGATTAAAAGATATTCTGAAAACATCACCATCCTATATGATGGAGATGCGGCCGGAATAAAAGCTTCATTTAGGGGAATTGACATGATCCTGGAGCAAGGAATGAACGTAAAGGTTGTTCTTTTTCCAGAAGGTGAAGACCCGGATTCATTTGCCAAAAAATCTACTGCAGATGAATTGATTAATTACATTGAAGAAAATTCAAAAGACTTTATTGTCTTTAAAGCTGATGTTTTATTGAAAGATGCAGGTAACGATCCTATTCAAAAAGCATCTTTGATAAAAGATATTGTGCATTCAATCTCAAAAATTCCTGATGCCATTAAACGTCAGGTTTATACAAGAGAAACAGCTTCCATGTTTGGAATGGATGAGCAGGTTCTTATCAATGAATTAAGTAAACTCAGAAAAGATGTAGTTGCTAAAAAATTCAATGCTCCTGAGATACATGATATCCCGGAAGATTTCATTCCGGTTGAGCAAAGCACAGAATCTACAACCAAAAACATTGCTGACGATCGTATCTATTCACATGAGCTAGATTTAATGCGCATCTTGTTGAATTATGGAATTTTCATGATTAAAACAGAGCATGTTGAATTGGATGAAAATGATGAGGAGATATATACTGATGTTGAAGTATCTGTAATGGAACTGATCATTCATGAAATGGAACGTGATGAGATTGTGTTAACTGATCCAACATTGCGAAAACTTTACAATGAAATAAAAGCGGGATTAGAATTAGAAGAGCTGCGAGGAGAGAAATATTTCACACAGCATGAAGACCCTGAAATTGCCAATATGGCCGTAAATATTTTGACTAACCGATATGAACTTTCTCCAAACTGGACAAGTAAAAAAGTTTATACAACTACAGAAATAGACAATTTAGAAATGGCCGTGAAACAAGTTGTTTATTCATACAAAACTGCTCGTATAAGAAAAGAAAAAGACGACCTTCAAAATCTTGTAAATAAACTAAACTCAGAAGATCCTGAAGGAAACATTGATGAAATTTTAACCCTCTTAGCGAAACAAAAAAAGCTAGATGAAGTAATTACATTATTGACCAACAATGATAGTTTAGGGAGAGTAATTCATTAA
- a CDS encoding glycosyltransferase, producing MKAKKIIVSVTNDLYTDQRVRKVCEFLVENGFELTLVGRKLPNSHKMPELPYKIKRFPLWFKKGPLFYATYNLRLFWFLLFHKADVLLSNDLDTLLANHWARKFKSKCQLIYDSHEYYTETPELVNRPKVQRFWKKIERKCLPKVDAMYTVNESIAQLYRDEYNVDVKVVRNISDRKGFTLSKTRNELGLPEDKKVVIMQGAGINIQRGAEEMVQAIQKVNNAVLAIVGDGDVVPQLKEEVKQNNWSDKVLFFGKQPYDILLNYTALADVGVAMDKATNLNYKLALGNKIFDYIHCSTPLFVSDLPEIARIVNEYQIGVVCPSHNVDEIATLLNAMLEDENKLEQYKSNTLKAANDLTWENEQKVLSEIYLNE from the coding sequence GTGAAAGCAAAGAAAATCATAGTATCAGTCACCAATGATTTGTACACAGACCAGCGAGTTAGAAAGGTCTGTGAATTTTTGGTGGAGAATGGTTTTGAGCTGACACTGGTAGGTAGAAAACTACCAAACAGTCATAAAATGCCTGAATTACCATACAAAATCAAACGGTTTCCTCTGTGGTTTAAAAAAGGGCCGTTGTTTTATGCAACTTATAATCTGAGATTATTTTGGTTTTTACTTTTTCACAAAGCAGATGTGTTACTGTCAAATGATTTAGACACATTACTTGCCAATCATTGGGCAAGAAAATTTAAATCAAAATGCCAATTGATTTATGATTCGCATGAGTATTATACAGAAACCCCTGAATTGGTAAACCGACCAAAAGTGCAACGTTTTTGGAAGAAAATTGAGCGCAAATGTTTGCCAAAAGTTGATGCTATGTATACTGTTAATGAATCAATAGCGCAATTATACAGAGATGAGTATAATGTGGATGTAAAAGTCGTTCGCAATATTTCAGATAGAAAAGGTTTCACTTTGTCCAAAACAAGAAATGAATTAGGATTGCCTGAAGATAAAAAGGTGGTGATAATGCAAGGCGCTGGGATCAATATCCAACGCGGTGCAGAAGAAATGGTGCAGGCTATTCAAAAAGTGAACAATGCGGTTTTGGCAATAGTAGGAGATGGGGATGTGGTTCCGCAACTTAAAGAAGAAGTGAAACAAAATAATTGGTCGGATAAAGTCTTATTTTTTGGTAAACAACCTTACGATATTTTACTCAACTATACAGCTCTGGCAGATGTGGGAGTAGCCATGGATAAAGCCACCAATCTGAATTATAAGTTGGCATTAGGGAATAAAATTTTCGATTACATTCATTGCAGCACGCCATTATTTGTGTCAGATTTACCTGAGATTGCTAGAATTGTAAATGAGTATCAAATTGGGGTGGTTTGTCCATCTCACAATGTAGATGAAATTGCAACTTTGTTGAATGCTATGTTGGAGGATGAAAACAAATTGGAACAATACAAATCCAATACTCTAAAAGCTGCAAATGATTTGACCTGGGAAAATGAGCAAAAGGTACTTTCTGAAATTTATTTAAATGAGTAA
- a CDS encoding mannose-1-phosphate guanylyltransferase: MKDNYGVIMAGGIGSRFWPMSQEHMPKQFLDVLGIGKTLIQMTVDRLKKIAPADQIFVMTNEDYADLVHQQTGLPYEQILTEPMRKNTAPCIAYAAHKIHSLNPNGNLVVAPSDHLIVNEDEFVRIINTAIDTAQNNRIVTLGIKPSRPDTGYGYIHFDSSSGTELGTVKEVIQFTEKPDHDKAKQFVASGDYYWNSGIFIWKSATVIEALSMFKPDMNNLFSTSGTDYNTDKEQAHVNNAFEKCESVSIDYAVLEPADNVSVVLADFGWSDLGTWGSLYTHLKQDENGNAVIGNKVKMFESSNCIVNLPNGKKALIQGLDDYIVVEANDTLMIIRKEDEQKIKQYSTEVDQ, encoded by the coding sequence ATGAAAGATAATTACGGAGTAATCATGGCCGGTGGAATAGGAAGTAGATTTTGGCCAATGAGTCAGGAACACATGCCTAAGCAGTTTTTGGATGTTTTGGGGATTGGTAAAACATTGATTCAAATGACAGTTGATCGACTTAAAAAAATTGCTCCTGCTGATCAGATTTTTGTGATGACAAATGAAGATTATGCAGATTTAGTGCATCAGCAAACAGGTTTGCCTTATGAGCAGATTTTGACAGAGCCAATGAGAAAAAATACGGCTCCGTGTATTGCCTATGCGGCACATAAAATTCACAGTTTAAATCCAAATGGGAATTTGGTGGTAGCACCTTCTGATCACTTAATTGTCAATGAAGATGAATTTGTTAGAATTATCAATACAGCCATTGATACAGCTCAAAATAACCGAATAGTTACTTTAGGAATCAAGCCTTCAAGACCTGATACAGGATATGGCTACATTCATTTTGATTCATCTAGCGGAACAGAGCTAGGTACTGTAAAAGAGGTGATTCAATTCACAGAAAAGCCGGATCACGATAAAGCAAAACAGTTTGTAGCAAGTGGTGATTACTATTGGAACTCTGGAATTTTTATTTGGAAATCAGCTACAGTTATAGAAGCACTTTCTATGTTTAAACCCGACATGAATAATTTATTCTCTACAAGTGGAACGGATTACAACACAGATAAAGAGCAAGCCCATGTCAACAACGCTTTTGAAAAATGTGAGAGTGTTTCGATTGATTACGCAGTTTTAGAACCAGCGGACAATGTAAGTGTTGTTTTGGCCGATTTTGGATGGTCTGATTTAGGAACCTGGGGATCTTTATACACTCATTTAAAGCAGGATGAGAATGGCAATGCGGTTATAGGAAACAAAGTAAAAATGTTTGAAAGCAGTAATTGTATTGTTAACCTTCCGAATGGCAAAAAAGCCTTAATTCAAGGGTTGGATGACTATATCGTAGTGGAAGCAAATGACACTTTGATGATCATCAGAAAAGAGGATGAGCAAAAAATTAAACAGTATTCTACTGAAGTAGATCAATAA